ACGGGGCGCGCTTCTACGATCCGTCGATCGGCCGGTTCTCCTCTCCCGACCCGGTGAAGGACTACCACAACCCCTATTCGTATGTGCGGAATAATCCGATTCGGTATATTGACCCGACGGGGATGGAAACATGGGGTGTTGATTTCAATCCAGAACTTGATTGGGGCGGGTCCATCGGCGGATCTCTATACGGTTGGTACGATGATCCTTTTGCGAGAGCGGTAATGCTTGCTGATCCTGGAACGATTGTGACGACTGTGGATGAGCTTGCCAGGTGGCTTAGGATGCATCCCGGCGACGACTCTGGCGGTCAAAGTGATCCGGCCGGTTCGAATAGCTCGACAGACATGAATGGAACGCCACTAGACGCTAAGGAAGTCTTCAGACTTAAGACCTATATGACCGACGCACTGCAGGCCTACAGCCAGAGCGGCGGACTTGTAGGCATTAGCCCAGACATGTATGACCGGGCTATGAGTTTCTTGGATGCTGGTCGCGTGGAGTGGGCCGATTTGGGCGGACGCCATGGCCAGTACATCGCGGGAGATCAAAGTGAGAAGCAGTCTGCTAACGGCTTCTACCCCGGAGAAAAAATTCAACTCAATAATCGCGATCGTGGGCTGTTGATGTCCAAATTTGGTGCCCTCGTTGCGTCAACTCTTGTACACGAAGTGGGGCATTCGATCGGCCAGAGAATATACGGTGCAGGGGAAAAATATGATCGATGTGGACCCGGAGCACAGGCTAGATATTGGGCATCGACGCCATGGTATTCTGGGAATGGCCCAGCATCAAGTGACCCGAATGTACAGCGAAGGCTATTGTATCTAACAGCTCAGTCGCGAGCCTTCTTCCATTCTCCGGCAATGTGGGAGTTATTTCTTGGCGTTACAAGGCAAGGAGGATTCTAACATGTTCCGCAAATCGCGTCTACTTATCCTGGCAGCAATGCTAACCACTGGATGTGTAGCAGGGCAGCGCCAGTCCATGACCTGCGAGATCGATGAATTGTTCGCGCAACTGCCACGAGGAGTCTCAACGATCTTTCAACAGAGCAAGTCCAGTTCGAGAGAGAGTCCTCTGTTCAAGCAGTTTGAAAATCCAGAGTTCTTGAATCGCGTCATCAAAGAAATGCAGCGAGTCAATCAGAAAGCT
This is a stretch of genomic DNA from Candidatus Zixiibacteriota bacterium. It encodes these proteins:
- a CDS encoding RHS repeat-associated core domain-containing protein, which codes for GARFYDPSIGRFSSPDPVKDYHNPYSYVRNNPIRYIDPTGMETWGVDFNPELDWGGSIGGSLYGWYDDPFARAVMLADPGTIVTTVDELARWLRMHPGDDSGGQSDPAGSNSSTDMNGTPLDAKEVFRLKTYMTDALQAYSQSGGLVGISPDMYDRAMSFLDAGRVEWADLGGRHGQYIAGDQSEKQSANGFYPGEKIQLNNRDRGLLMSKFGALVASTLVHEVGHSIGQRIYGAGEKYDRCGPGAQARYWASTPWYSGNGPASSDPNVQRRLLYLTAQSRAFFHSPAMWELFLGVTRQGGF